A segment of the Actinomyces sp. oral taxon 171 str. F0337 genome:
CGGTCCCGCTCCTACCCCGGCCTCCTCCTCGGCACGCTCCGATCGGCAGAGCCCCGTGGATCTGAGCGTCGTCCCCGCCGCCGCCCGGGAACGCTGGAGTGAGCTGGTGCGTGACATCGAGGCCGCCCGCGACGCCTACTACAACGCGATCGACGCCGAGAGTCCCCTGTCGGACGCCGACTACGACGCCCTCTACCGGGAGCTGGAGGGGCTGGAGGCGGCCCACCCCCTCCTGGCCAGAGCCGGATCGCCGACCCGCTCGGTGGGCGGGCGCGCCATCACCGACTTCGCCCCCGCCCCGCACCATGAGCGCATGTACTCCCTCCAGGACGTCTTCTCCCTTGACGAGGTCCAGGAGTGGGCTGAGCGCATGGTCGCCGAGACCGGGGTCGGCGACGACGAGCTCGCCATGACCGCCGAGGTCAAGATCGACGGCCTGGCCGTGGCCCTGACCTACGAGGACGGGATCCTCACCCGGGCCGCGACCCGCGGTGACGGTACCACCGGCGAGGACGTCACCGGCAACGTGCGCACCATCGCCTCGGTCCCGCTGGTCCTGGCCGGTGACGCCCACCCCTCCCTGCTCGAGGTGCGCGGCGAGGTCTATTTCCCCACCCAGGAGTTCGAGTCCTTCAACGAGGAGCGCCGTACCCGCAACCTGCAGCGGCAGGCGGACGGCACCCCTCTCCTGCAGGTCTTCGCCAACCCCCGCAACGCGGCCGCGGGCTCGCTGCGCCAGAAGAACCCCGCCGTCACCGCCTCCCGGCCCTTGGCGATGATCGCCCACGGGGTCGGCGCGATCACCCCTGCTCCGGGGGAGAAGCTGCCCACCCGGCAGCACGAGTGGTACGAGCTGCTGGCCGGCTGGGGGCTACCGGTGTCCCCCTACAACACCGTGGTCCGGGGGCGCGCTGAGCGTGAGGCCTACATCGAGCGCTACGCCACCCACCGCCACGACCTCATCCACGAGATCGACGGCATCGTCTTCAAGCTCGATGACCACTCCCTTCAGCGGCGCCTCGGTCACACCTCCCGAGTACCCCGCTGGGCCACTGCCTACAAGTACCCGCCCGAGGAGGTCCGCACCCGGTTGCTGGACATCGCCGTCCAGGTCGGGCGCACCGGCCGCGTGACGCCTTTCGGCATGATGGAGCCGGTCCTCGTCGCCGGCTCGACGGTGGCCCGCGCCACCCTCCACAATGCCACCGAGGTGGCTCGCAAGGGCGTGCGCATCGGGGACATGGTCATTGTGCGCAAGGCCGGCGACGTCATCCCCGAGATCCTGGGGCCGGTCGCCGAGCTGCGTGACGGCAGCGAGCGGGACTTCGTCATGCCGACGCACTGCCCGTCCTGCGGCACCGAGCTGGCACCGGCCAAGGACGGAGACGTCGACCTGCGCTGCCCCAACACTCGCTCCTGCCCCGCCCAGCTCACCGAGCGGATCGCCCACATCGGCTCCCGGGGCGCCCTCGACGTCGAAGGGCTGGGAGACGAGGCCGCAGGCGCCCTCACCCGACCCGACGCCGGACGCCGCGAGGCCCTGACTGCGCTCGCGGCGGGGCGTAGCCTGGAGACCGAAGGCGGACGGCTCAGCCTTCCGCACGGCGAGCTCGACTCCCTCCATGTCTCTCAGCGGGTGGAGGCCGTCGAGGAGCTCCTGAAGCAGGCGGGGGTCACCGAGCAGACACCGGTGCTCACCGGCGAGGCCACCCTGTTCGACCTGACCGAGGACGACCTGCGCGAGGTCTTCGTCTGGCGTCCCGTCTCCCGCCGAGGGGTTCCCACCGGGGACTGGCGCCTGAGCCGCTTCTTCTGGACCAAGCAGATCTACGACGCCGACGGGCGGGTCAAGAGGGCGACGGCGCCGGGAAAGAACGCGACCGCCATGATCTCCCAGCTCCGGCAGGCCCGCACCCGTCCACTGTGGCGCATCCTGGTGGCCCTGTCCGTGCGTCATGTCGGGCCGACCGCCGCTCGGGCCCTGGCGGCGCGTTTCAGGTCCCTGGAGGCTCTGTGCCAGGCCGACGTCGCCGAGCTGGCCGAGGTCGACGGCGTCGGACCCACCATTGCCGAGTCCTGGGTGCGGTGGCGCGAGGTCGACTGGCACCGCGAGATCCTCAGCCGATGGGAGGCCGCCGGGGTCCGTACCCGGGAGGAGACCTCGGACCAGCAGGAGGAGCCGGCACGGACCCTGGAAGGCCTGACCATCGTCGTGACCGGGTCCCTGGAGAGATTCACCCGGGACAGCGCCAAGGAGGCCATCGTCTCGCGCGGCGGCAAGGCCTCGGGCAGCGTCTCGAAGAAGACGAGCTTCGTCGTCGTGGGAGACAAGGCGGGTTCCAAGGAGAGCAAGGCCCGCGATCTGGGACTAACGATCCTCGACGAGGACGGCTTCGTGGCGCTCCTGGAGTCAGGCCCCCAGGCGGTCTCCTGATGGCTCACGACTGGGGCGGGGCACCTCCTTGTCAGGAGGTGCCCCGCCCCAGTCGGTTGCGACTCGGCTGATACCGGCTCAGTAGTGGCTCTGAACCACCGTGTTCGTGTCGAGCCAGTTGTAGAGCCACTGCGCCTCGGGGACCGGCATGTTGATGCAGCCGTGGGAACCGGAGTACCCGAAGCTGGAGCGCCACCCCGCGCCGTGGAAGGCGAAGCTCTCATAGAAGTAGCTCACCCACGGGACGTTTTCCGCAACGTACTCATCGCCATTGGGCTCCAGACCACGCATCGTCTGGGACTCGTACTGCAGGTAGACCTTGTAGGTGCCGGTGACTGTCGGAGTCGCGGCTCCGCCGTCGACGATGGAGACCGGGCCGTGCACGACGGTTGCCCCCTCGTAGGCGGTCACCGTCTTGTTCGACAGGTTGAGGTCGACCCACTTCTCACCCGGAGCGGCCTGGTAGGGCAGCTTCTCCGCGCCATTGGCGATGGTGCGGTCCTTCCACTCCGCCTTGACCGTTGTGGCCTCGAAGGAACCGGAGTAGGCCTTGCTGCTGCCCAGGGACTGCGTGATCGAGGTGGCCACCGCATCGGCGTTGTTGACGGTCTTGCCGTCCTTGGCCTCCGTCGGGGTGGAGACCACCTGACCGTTGGCATTGACGTTGCGCTGACCGGTGACGGGATCGGAGCTGGCCTCCTCGGCCTGTGTCTTCACCCATTGGGAAACCTTTGAGGAGTCCACGGCGATGGTCGGGGCGGCGTCGGACGAGTTCGTCACCGTGATCCACGAGGCCTTGTCCGTGCTCTCCGCCGTGTAGGAGTCCTCACCCATGGTGACGGTGACGTCCTGGGAGACCCAGTTGTTGGCCTTGTCGGCAACCTTCTGGGCGTCGGAGTCGGAGACCTTCGGGTCGGCACTCGTGATCGTCAAAGAGATCGATGACGAGTCCAGGGACGTAGCGGCCTTTTGCGCAGCCTGAGTCAGGGCCTCTGCGTCCAGTGAGGAGCCCTTGGACGAGCTGGTGGTGGTGAAGGTGGTGCCGTCCTCGCCGAGAACCACGGTGGCGTTGCGCGCCTTGGCACGGTCCTCAGGGATCAGAGAGGTGGCATAGCTGCTCACCTTGGTCTTGTCGGTGGTGGTGACCACCGGGATCTCACCCTTGGAGACCAGAGCGTGGAGCTTCTCACTGAGTGTGTCGCCTCGAGCCATGACGGCATCGGCGGTGGCCTGGGCATCCACGGTGGTTCCCAGGTCTGCGAGGGTGGCGCTGGCGGTGACGTCCCCGGAGATGTCGACCTTGGTGCTCTTCGTACGCTCCTCAATGGCGGCCACCACCTCCTCCCGGCTCTTGCCGGAGACGTCGGTGCCGGCCACGGTGGTCCCCGGGACGGCCCGGCCGTCGTAGTGCGCGGCGTAGGCGTAGCCTCCGGCGCCGACGACGCCCAGCAGGAGGAGCGCGGCGGCCGCGACCCCCAGGGGCCAACGGCGACGACGCCGGTGCTCGTCCTGGGACGACTCTGCACCGGGGTGCGTGGCTGCTGGGAAGGTGGCAGGAGTCAGCACGGCTGCGGCGGGATGGCCGGTCCTATTAGCGCCTTCAGCACTGACGATGCCCTCAGTGCTCGGCTGATCGTCCGACTGGGTGCTGCTGCCGGGCTCGGAGGTCGGGGTCGGGACGACCGCCTCAATCTCCTCGGTGCTGCCCTGTTCCGCGTTCGTATCGCTTGAGGCGGTGCTGGCGGAATGCGCATACGGTGCCGTGGTGCTCGCAGCCGTCTGGAAGACGGACTGACGACGCACGCCTTCGGGCTGTCCGTAGGGCGTGCTGAGCACAGTGGTATCGCTCTGTGAGGCTTCTCCCTGGTGCTTTACACCAGTGGGGGAAGTGTTGCTGCTCATGCATCCTCGTCCCTCGGCCACCTGCCCCGCGCGGGGGAGGAACATGGCCGAATCCAGTGGTCCATCCGACCTCCGGCGGTCCAACATCCTGGATCTGGATGGAGGTCTGATCCAAGGGCTGTTCCTTGGCCCGACCTGCGTCAACGTGACAGTGACGTTGCCGGCGGGTCGGTCCTCGCCCTGGTGATCACCATGACATCCGTCAAACGAGACGATGTCAATCATCCTCGAGGATGAGCCTCTGTGAGATCGCGCGAATCCTGTATCAGTTTCGTTTCGCTGGGCCCCGGAGCCTCGGCACCCACGTTCCGCCTGCGGCGACAGGGGCGTCGATCGGTGCCTGTTCTCAGTGTCGATCCCGCTGCGACGTGATGTCGACGTGATGTGGCTGCAGCCCGGCTCGGCCCGGCTAGACTCCACACCATGTCTGCTATTTCCACTGATGAGGTCGCACGGGTTGCGGCGCTGGCTCGGGTCGCCCTGAGCGATGAGGAGGTGACGCGCCTGGCCGGGGAGCTGGACGCGGTCGCCTCCTCCTTCGCCCGGGTCACGAGTGTGGTCACGCCCGACCTGCCGGCGACCTCCCACCCCGTGCCCCTGACCAACGTGCTGCGTGAGGATGTTCCGGCCCCCACGCTCGACGTCGACGAGCTCCTGGCCGGAGCGCCGGCCTGTGAGGACTCCATGTTCCTCGTGCCGCAGATCCTGGGGGAGGACTCCGCCTCATGAGCACTCACCGCACCACCGGACTGTCCGGCCTCACCAGGAGCAGCGCTGCGGAGCAGGCTGCGGCCTTGGCAGCGGGGGAGGTCTCCTCGCGCGAGCTCACCCAGGCCCATCTCGACCGCATCGCCGCCGTCGACGGTGCCATCGGAGCCTTCCTCAACGTCGATGCCGAGCGCGCCCTGAGCCAGGCCGACGCCGCCGACGCCGCCCGCAAGGAGGGCCAGGCGGCCAGTGAGCTGACCGGTGTGCCGGTGGCCGTCAAGGACCTCATCGTCACCCGTGGTCAGGTCACGACCGCCGCCTCACGGATGCTCGAGGGGTGGGTGCCGCCCTACGACGCCACTCTCGTGCGCAACCTGCGCGCCGCCCGCACCCCGATCCTGGGCAAGACCAATCTCGACGAGTTCGCCATGGGGGGGTCCACCGAGCACTCGGCCTTCGGGCGCACCGCCAACCCCTGGGACCTCGGGCGCATTCCCGGAGGATCCTCCGGCGGCTCGGCGGCAGCCGTCGGCGCCTACGAGGCCCCCGTGGCCGTCGGCACCGACACCGGAGGCTCGATCCGCCAGCCCGCGGCCGTCACCGGCACAGTCGGCGTCAAGCCGACCTACGGCACGGTCTCGCGCTTCGGCGTCATCGCCATGGCCTCCTCCCTCGACACGCCCGGCCCCATGGCCCGCACAGTGCTGGACACCGCTCTCCTGCATGACGTCATCGCCTCCCACGACCCGCTGGACTCGACGTCGCTGCCGGACGCGCCGCGCGGCATGGCCGCCGTGGTTCGGGCCGCGCAGGAGGGGCGGGACCTGAGCGGCCTGCGGGTCGGCGTCATCTCCGAGCTCGACGGCGGTGAGGGCTACCACGACGGCGTCGTGGCCTCCTTCCACGCCGCCCTGGAGCTGCTCGAGGCGGCGGGCGCGCAGGTGGAGACCGTCTCCCTGCCGCATCTGGAGTACGCGCTGGACGCCTACTACCTCATCATGCCCGCCGAGGCATCCTCCAACCTGGCCCGCTACGACGGGATGCGTTACGGCCTGCGGGTCGAGCCGACGTCGGGACCCGTCACCGCAGAGACCGTCATGGCGGCCACCCGCGGGGCGGGCTTCGGTGACGAGGTCAAGCGCCGCATCATCCTGGGAACGCACGTGCTGTCGGCCGGCTACTACGACGCCTACTACGGCTCGGCCCAGAAGGTGCGCACTCTCGTGCAGCGCGACTTCGCCGCCGCCTGGGACAAGGCGGACATCCTCGTGTCGCCCACCGCTCCGGTGACGGCCTACCGCTTCGGGGAGAAGGACGACCCGCTGGCGATGTACAAGCTGGACGTGACCACGATCCCGGCCAACCTCGCGGGGGTGCCCGGTATAAGCCTGCCCTCGGGCCTGAGCGATGACGGGCTTCCGGTGGGCTTCCAGATCCTGGCGCCGCAGAGGGCCGATGACCGCCTGTACCGCGTGGGTGCCGTCCTGGAGGCCGCGCTGGAGGAGACATGGGGGGCGCCGCTGCTGTCGCGTGCGCCCGAGCTGGAGGAGACACGATGAGTGACACGCTGATGGACTTCGACGAGGCCGTTCGCCGCTACGACCCGGTCCTGGGACTCGAGGTGCACGTCGAGCTGGGGACCGCCACCAAGATGTTCG
Coding sequences within it:
- the ligA gene encoding NAD-dependent DNA ligase LigA gives rise to the protein MTDIDAPRGPAPTPASSSARSDRQSPVDLSVVPAAARERWSELVRDIEAARDAYYNAIDAESPLSDADYDALYRELEGLEAAHPLLARAGSPTRSVGGRAITDFAPAPHHERMYSLQDVFSLDEVQEWAERMVAETGVGDDELAMTAEVKIDGLAVALTYEDGILTRAATRGDGTTGEDVTGNVRTIASVPLVLAGDAHPSLLEVRGEVYFPTQEFESFNEERRTRNLQRQADGTPLLQVFANPRNAAAGSLRQKNPAVTASRPLAMIAHGVGAITPAPGEKLPTRQHEWYELLAGWGLPVSPYNTVVRGRAEREAYIERYATHRHDLIHEIDGIVFKLDDHSLQRRLGHTSRVPRWATAYKYPPEEVRTRLLDIAVQVGRTGRVTPFGMMEPVLVAGSTVARATLHNATEVARKGVRIGDMVIVRKAGDVIPEILGPVAELRDGSERDFVMPTHCPSCGTELAPAKDGDVDLRCPNTRSCPAQLTERIAHIGSRGALDVEGLGDEAAGALTRPDAGRREALTALAAGRSLETEGGRLSLPHGELDSLHVSQRVEAVEELLKQAGVTEQTPVLTGEATLFDLTEDDLREVFVWRPVSRRGVPTGDWRLSRFFWTKQIYDADGRVKRATAPGKNATAMISQLRQARTRPLWRILVALSVRHVGPTAARALAARFRSLEALCQADVAELAEVDGVGPTIAESWVRWREVDWHREILSRWEAAGVRTREETSDQQEEPARTLEGLTIVVTGSLERFTRDSAKEAIVSRGGKASGSVSKKTSFVVVGDKAGSKESKARDLGLTILDEDGFVALLESGPQAVS
- a CDS encoding L,D-transpeptidase, yielding MSSNTSPTGVKHQGEASQSDTTVLSTPYGQPEGVRRQSVFQTAASTTAPYAHSASTASSDTNAEQGSTEEIEAVVPTPTSEPGSSTQSDDQPSTEGIVSAEGANRTGHPAAAVLTPATFPAATHPGAESSQDEHRRRRRWPLGVAAAALLLLGVVGAGGYAYAAHYDGRAVPGTTVAGTDVSGKSREEVVAAIEERTKSTKVDISGDVTASATLADLGTTVDAQATADAVMARGDTLSEKLHALVSKGEIPVVTTTDKTKVSSYATSLIPEDRAKARNATVVLGEDGTTFTTTSSSKGSSLDAEALTQAAQKAATSLDSSSISLTITSADPKVSDSDAQKVADKANNWVSQDVTVTMGEDSYTAESTDKASWITVTNSSDAAPTIAVDSSKVSQWVKTQAEEASSDPVTGQRNVNANGQVVSTPTEAKDGKTVNNADAVATSITQSLGSSKAYSGSFEATTVKAEWKDRTIANGAEKLPYQAAPGEKWVDLNLSNKTVTAYEGATVVHGPVSIVDGGAATPTVTGTYKVYLQYESQTMRGLEPNGDEYVAENVPWVSYFYESFAFHGAGWRSSFGYSGSHGCINMPVPEAQWLYNWLDTNTVVQSHY
- the gatC gene encoding Asp-tRNA(Asn)/Glu-tRNA(Gln) amidotransferase subunit GatC, yielding MSAISTDEVARVAALARVALSDEEVTRLAGELDAVASSFARVTSVVTPDLPATSHPVPLTNVLREDVPAPTLDVDELLAGAPACEDSMFLVPQILGEDSAS
- the gatA gene encoding Asp-tRNA(Asn)/Glu-tRNA(Gln) amidotransferase subunit GatA; protein product: MSTHRTTGLSGLTRSSAAEQAAALAAGEVSSRELTQAHLDRIAAVDGAIGAFLNVDAERALSQADAADAARKEGQAASELTGVPVAVKDLIVTRGQVTTAASRMLEGWVPPYDATLVRNLRAARTPILGKTNLDEFAMGGSTEHSAFGRTANPWDLGRIPGGSSGGSAAAVGAYEAPVAVGTDTGGSIRQPAAVTGTVGVKPTYGTVSRFGVIAMASSLDTPGPMARTVLDTALLHDVIASHDPLDSTSLPDAPRGMAAVVRAAQEGRDLSGLRVGVISELDGGEGYHDGVVASFHAALELLEAAGAQVETVSLPHLEYALDAYYLIMPAEASSNLARYDGMRYGLRVEPTSGPVTAETVMAATRGAGFGDEVKRRIILGTHVLSAGYYDAYYGSAQKVRTLVQRDFAAAWDKADILVSPTAPVTAYRFGEKDDPLAMYKLDVTTIPANLAGVPGISLPSGLSDDGLPVGFQILAPQRADDRLYRVGAVLEAALEETWGAPLLSRAPELEETR